The following proteins are co-located in the Spinactinospora alkalitolerans genome:
- a CDS encoding histidine phosphatase family protein: MTETRRVVCWRHGQTSWNLEKRFQGQTDIPLDRTGAAQAEHAARLLTALGPDAIVASDLSRAADTAAALARRTGLPVEHDKGLRERSGGQWEGLTGTEIRERWPERYGNMDIPDGEEMTAVGKRVAEVIGRGLEKVPADGVLVVVSHGAALRAGINRMLGLPAEYREVLGPLGNCSWSVLGPLRSGGWRLLEHNAASLPEERVLGDDR, from the coding sequence GTGACCGAGACCCGTCGCGTCGTCTGCTGGCGGCACGGCCAGACGTCGTGGAATCTGGAGAAGCGCTTCCAGGGGCAGACCGACATCCCGTTGGACCGGACCGGGGCGGCCCAGGCCGAGCACGCCGCCCGGCTCCTCACCGCCCTGGGGCCCGACGCGATCGTCGCCTCCGACCTGAGCCGGGCGGCCGACACCGCTGCGGCCCTGGCCCGCCGCACGGGGCTGCCGGTGGAGCACGACAAGGGGCTGCGGGAGCGCTCCGGCGGGCAGTGGGAGGGGCTGACCGGGACCGAGATCCGGGAGCGCTGGCCCGAGCGCTACGGGAACATGGACATCCCCGACGGCGAGGAGATGACCGCCGTCGGCAAGCGGGTGGCCGAGGTGATCGGCCGCGGCCTGGAGAAGGTGCCGGCCGACGGGGTCCTGGTGGTCGTCAGCCACGGCGCAGCGCTGCGCGCCGGCATCAACCGGATGCTGGGCCTGCCGGCGGAGTACCGCGAGGTGCTGGGGCCCCTCGGCAACTGCTCGTGGTCGGTGCTCGGCCCGCTGCGCTCGGGCGGCTGGCGGCTGCTGGAGCACAACGCGGCGAGCCTGCCCGAGGAGCGCGTGCTCGGCGACGACCGCTAG
- a CDS encoding DUF427 domain-containing protein yields MSLTLGGGPLAADAPTTVNYALDAPRHALFMHPFPRRVRAVIGGRTVLDSERGGLVHETGLLPVLYVPIEDIAQDLLTPSGHTTHCPYKGDAAYWNVAVDGAVAENAVWAYPEPVPEAAWLRGFAAMYWDAADAWYDEEEQVEGHLRDPFHRVDVRRSARRVLVRLGDEEIALTDHPRVLSETGLPNRHYLPLEGVRGELLVPSEKRTYCPYKGQAFYWHLRVGDREVADAAWSYPDPLKDAQNVREYLCFLHDELTVTVE; encoded by the coding sequence ATGTCGCTGACCCTGGGCGGGGGCCCACTGGCCGCGGACGCCCCCACGACGGTGAACTACGCCCTCGACGCGCCCCGGCACGCGCTCTTCATGCACCCGTTCCCGCGGCGGGTGCGGGCGGTGATCGGCGGGCGCACGGTGCTGGACTCCGAACGGGGCGGCCTGGTCCACGAGACCGGGCTGCTGCCGGTGCTGTACGTGCCGATCGAGGACATCGCGCAGGACCTGCTCACTCCGAGCGGCCACACCACCCACTGCCCGTACAAGGGCGACGCGGCCTACTGGAACGTCGCGGTGGACGGCGCGGTCGCGGAGAACGCCGTGTGGGCCTATCCGGAGCCCGTGCCCGAGGCCGCCTGGCTGCGCGGGTTCGCGGCGATGTACTGGGACGCGGCCGACGCATGGTACGACGAGGAGGAGCAGGTCGAGGGCCACCTGCGCGACCCCTTCCACCGGGTCGACGTCCGCCGGTCGGCCAGGCGGGTGCTGGTGCGGCTGGGGGACGAGGAGATCGCGCTGACCGACCATCCGAGGGTCCTTTCCGAGACCGGCCTGCCCAATCGCCACTACCTCCCGCTCGAAGGGGTCCGGGGCGAGCTGCTGGTCCCCAGCGAGAAGCGGACGTACTGCCCGTACAAGGGACAGGCCTTCTACTGGCACCTGCGCGTGGGGGACCGCGAGGTGGCCGACGCCGCCTGGTCCTACCCCGATCCGCTCAAGGACGCCCAGAACGTCCGCGAGTACCTGTGCTTCCTGCACGACGAGCTGACCGTCACGGTGGAGTGA
- a CDS encoding ATP-dependent DNA helicase codes for MADLPDVDELLDAAVRALGGARRDGQVAMAQAVDAAIDIEEHLVVQAGTGTGKSLAYLVPAIRHAMANDTTVVVSTATIALQRQLIDRDLPRLAAALAPLLRREPTFAILKGRRNYLCRHRLQTAADAEPDEVELFDPRALSSLGRQVQRLHEWAEETVTGDRDELVPGVGDLAWRQVSVAANECVGAAACPFGVECFAEQARAEAGGVDVVVTNHALLAIDAMQSYQILPEHRVLLVDEAHELVDRVTSAASGALTERAVATAAKRAARLCEVELTERLGETADGLALIFTDAEPGRVDHLPEALAGAVASVRDAAHGCISALGPENKNDPEAATARRLALAALEEVHDTAVRVLESFEPPLRDRRDVVWLTKSPKQPPGLHVAPLAVGGLLREKLFGDRTTVLTSATLALGGSFTTLAVQWGLGRETAGEETRPRPAAAEEAAEDAREAGEDADDSHTAAGEPRWRGLDVGSPFDHARSGILYVAKHLPPPGRDGLDQRYLDEIAGLIEAAGGRTLGLFSSMRAAAQAAEDLRERLDHPILCQGDDSTGQLVGEFAEDERSCLFGTLSLWQGVDVPGASLQLVIVDRIPFPRPDDPLSSARQRAVGAHGGNGFMSVAATHAALLLAQGTGRLLRAMDDRGVVAVLDPRLATARYGGFLRASLPPYWGTTDPEVARAALRRLDAAAPVGSAV; via the coding sequence GTGGCTGATCTCCCGGACGTCGACGAACTACTGGACGCCGCGGTGCGCGCCCTCGGCGGGGCGCGGCGCGACGGGCAGGTGGCGATGGCCCAAGCGGTCGACGCCGCCATCGACATCGAGGAACACCTCGTCGTGCAGGCCGGCACCGGCACCGGCAAGTCGCTGGCCTACCTCGTGCCGGCGATCCGGCACGCCATGGCCAACGACACCACGGTCGTGGTCTCCACCGCGACCATCGCGCTGCAGCGCCAGCTCATCGACCGCGACCTGCCCCGGCTGGCCGCCGCGCTGGCGCCGCTGCTCCGGCGCGAGCCCACGTTCGCCATCCTCAAGGGGCGGCGCAACTACCTGTGCCGGCACCGGTTGCAGACCGCGGCCGACGCCGAGCCCGACGAGGTCGAACTGTTCGACCCCCGCGCGCTGTCCTCGCTGGGCCGGCAGGTCCAGCGGTTGCACGAGTGGGCCGAGGAGACCGTCACCGGCGACCGGGACGAACTCGTGCCCGGCGTCGGCGACCTCGCCTGGCGGCAGGTCTCGGTCGCGGCCAACGAGTGCGTGGGCGCCGCGGCCTGCCCGTTCGGCGTCGAATGCTTCGCCGAGCAGGCGCGGGCCGAGGCCGGCGGCGTCGACGTCGTGGTGACCAACCACGCGCTGCTCGCCATCGACGCCATGCAGAGCTACCAGATCCTGCCCGAGCACCGCGTGCTGCTGGTCGACGAGGCCCACGAGCTCGTCGACCGGGTGACATCGGCGGCCAGCGGCGCGCTGACCGAGCGGGCGGTCGCGACCGCGGCCAAGCGCGCGGCCCGCCTGTGCGAGGTCGAGCTGACCGAGCGCCTCGGCGAGACCGCCGACGGACTCGCGCTGATCTTCACCGACGCCGAGCCGGGACGCGTCGACCACCTGCCCGAGGCGCTGGCCGGCGCCGTGGCGAGCGTCCGCGACGCCGCGCACGGCTGCATCTCCGCGCTGGGCCCGGAGAACAAGAACGACCCCGAGGCCGCCACCGCGCGCAGGCTCGCGCTGGCCGCGCTGGAGGAGGTGCACGACACCGCCGTGCGCGTCCTGGAGTCCTTCGAGCCGCCGCTGCGCGACCGGCGCGACGTCGTGTGGCTCACCAAGAGCCCCAAGCAGCCGCCGGGCCTGCACGTGGCGCCGCTGGCGGTCGGCGGCCTGCTGCGCGAGAAGCTGTTCGGCGACCGCACCACCGTGCTGACCTCGGCCACCCTCGCGCTCGGCGGATCGTTCACGACGCTGGCCGTGCAGTGGGGGCTCGGCAGGGAGACGGCGGGCGAGGAGACCCGGCCCCGCCCCGCGGCGGCCGAGGAGGCGGCGGAGGACGCGCGCGAGGCAGGGGAGGACGCCGACGACTCCCACACCGCGGCCGGTGAGCCGCGGTGGCGGGGGCTGGACGTCGGTTCGCCCTTCGATCACGCCCGCAGCGGGATCCTCTACGTCGCCAAGCACTTGCCGCCGCCCGGTCGCGACGGGCTCGACCAGCGCTACCTGGACGAGATCGCCGGGCTGATCGAGGCCGCCGGCGGCCGCACGCTGGGGCTGTTCTCCTCGATGCGGGCCGCGGCGCAGGCCGCCGAGGATCTGCGCGAGCGCCTCGACCACCCGATCCTGTGCCAGGGCGACGACTCCACCGGCCAGTTGGTCGGGGAGTTCGCCGAGGACGAGCGCTCCTGCCTGTTCGGCACGCTGTCGCTGTGGCAGGGGGTCGACGTCCCGGGGGCGTCGCTGCAACTGGTGATCGTGGACCGCATCCCGTTCCCGCGCCCCGACGACCCGCTGTCCTCGGCCCGCCAGCGGGCGGTGGGCGCGCACGGCGGCAACGGCTTCATGTCGGTGGCGGCGACCCACGCCGCGCTGCTGCTCGCCCAGGGGACGGGGCGGCTGCTGCGCGCCATGGACGATCGGGGTGTGGTGGCGGTGCTCGACCCGCGCCTGGCCACCGCGCGTTACGGGGGGTTCCTGCGGGCCTCTCTGCCGCCCTACTGGGGGACCACCGACCCCGAGGTGGCCCGCGCCGCGCTGCGTCGGCTCGACGCCGCCGCGCCGGTGGGCAGCGCGGTCTGA
- a CDS encoding DUF6315 family protein: protein MKQELTALCCDCGAIRRVSAYRGIGEAQSAYGLARCVVWRLCRPCGHRTYHAYLRTDDDRDELEDALKLDDALAAEALDEEIEQMRLCGVEIGHAPVPAIWDGQPVGMVTQRLTDHSYAIVLDPNASVVARLKLIDLMWNELSIGDHDDRWYIHPADDESPGYAVRLFGYRLRR, encoded by the coding sequence ATGAAACAGGAGCTCACCGCTCTGTGCTGCGATTGCGGCGCGATCCGCAGGGTCAGCGCCTACCGCGGCATAGGAGAGGCGCAATCGGCCTACGGCCTTGCGAGGTGCGTTGTCTGGCGGTTGTGCCGACCGTGCGGCCACCGCACCTACCACGCCTACCTGCGCACCGACGACGACCGCGACGAGCTCGAAGACGCCCTGAAGCTGGACGACGCCCTGGCCGCCGAGGCCCTGGACGAGGAGATCGAGCAGATGCGGCTGTGCGGGGTCGAGATCGGCCACGCCCCCGTACCGGCGATCTGGGACGGCCAGCCGGTGGGAATGGTCACCCAGCGGCTCACCGACCACTCCTACGCCATCGTGCTCGACCCCAACGCCTCGGTCGTGGCGCGGCTGAAGCTCATCGACCTCATGTGGAACGAGCTGTCGATCGGCGACCACGACGACCGCTGGTACATCCACCCCGCCGACGACGAGTCCCCCGGCTACGCGGTCCGGCTCTTCGGCTACCGGCTGCGCCGCTAG
- a CDS encoding AI-2E family transporter produces the protein MSASKNERTAQRRPSPAKNGMPSWLPRAMMLAVWTIAAFGIAWWLFVQLQDLLVLLLISLFLALALEPAVNWLHRHRWPRGLATGAVMLLVFVMVASFFTVLGSMLVSQVVDFVDELPAMTRAVLRWINATFNTDFSPTNLLSEISSASGLIEQYASSLAGNLWGAGTTVLVLLFNGLTIALFTFYLCADGPRFRRTICSVLPPRTQREVLRAWEIAIDKTGGYIYSRALLALICAAAHYLALTVLDIPFAFALALWVGVLSQFIPTVGTYIGGVVPVLVALMEGPWPAIWILVFITVYQQFENYVLQPRITARTLDMHPAVAFASVIAGAAILGAPGALLALPAGASLQTFLSIYIKRYRVEEHPLLDADPDDAKPKPEPAARRDAETDGDSASDDSTTVADNA, from the coding sequence ATGAGCGCTTCCAAGAACGAGCGGACGGCCCAGCGGCGGCCCTCCCCCGCCAAGAACGGCATGCCCTCCTGGCTGCCCAGGGCGATGATGCTGGCCGTGTGGACCATTGCGGCCTTCGGCATCGCCTGGTGGCTCTTCGTCCAGTTGCAGGACCTGCTCGTGCTGCTGCTGATCTCGCTGTTCCTCGCGCTCGCGCTGGAACCGGCCGTCAACTGGCTGCACCGGCACCGCTGGCCGCGCGGGCTCGCCACCGGCGCGGTCATGCTGCTCGTGTTCGTCATGGTCGCCTCCTTCTTCACCGTGCTGGGGTCGATGCTGGTCAGCCAGGTCGTCGATTTCGTCGACGAGCTTCCCGCGATGACCCGCGCGGTGCTGCGCTGGATCAACGCCACGTTCAACACCGACTTCTCGCCCACCAACCTGCTGAGCGAGATCTCCAGCGCCAGCGGGCTCATCGAGCAGTACGCCTCCAGCCTGGCCGGGAACCTGTGGGGCGCGGGGACGACCGTGCTGGTCCTGCTGTTCAACGGGCTGACGATCGCGCTGTTCACGTTCTATCTGTGCGCCGACGGCCCGCGGTTCCGCCGCACCATCTGCTCGGTGCTGCCGCCGCGCACCCAGCGCGAGGTGCTGCGCGCCTGGGAGATCGCCATCGACAAGACCGGCGGCTACATCTACTCCCGCGCCCTGCTCGCGCTGATCTGCGCCGCGGCGCACTACCTGGCGCTGACCGTGCTGGACATCCCGTTCGCGTTCGCGCTGGCGCTGTGGGTCGGGGTTCTCTCGCAGTTCATCCCGACGGTGGGCACCTACATCGGCGGCGTGGTCCCGGTGCTGGTCGCGCTGATGGAGGGCCCGTGGCCGGCCATCTGGATCCTCGTCTTCATCACCGTCTACCAGCAGTTCGAGAACTACGTGCTGCAGCCGCGCATCACGGCCAGGACCCTCGACATGCACCCCGCGGTGGCGTTCGCCTCGGTCATCGCCGGCGCCGCGATCCTGGGCGCACCCGGCGCGCTGCTCGCGCTGCCCGCGGGGGCCAGCCTGCAGACCTTCCTCAGCATCTACATCAAGCGCTACAGGGTCGAAGAGCACCCGCTGCTCGACGCCGATCCGGACGACGCGAAACCCAAACCTGAGCCGGCCGCACGGCGGGACGCCGAAACCGACGGCGATTCGGCCTCCGACGACTCCACGACCGTCGCCGACAACGCCTGA
- a CDS encoding glutamate racemase → MRIVLVDSGIGLLSTAAALRKARPDADLTLSMDPDHMPWGPRPPAEIAERALAGARAALDGGPDAIVVACNTASVHALDAVRAELEPGIPVIGTVPAVKPAADRGSPIAIWATPATTGSPYQNDLIERFATGVAVTPVACDGLADAVESADGAAIDAAVARAAARTPGGVAAVVLGCTHYDLVSERVIAALGHRPALFTAAGAVAAQTLRRLGAAARPDAPRTGTVTVLASGRPAELPAAARGYPAGALLCSAQEDLREAPAPGSL, encoded by the coding sequence GTGCGCATCGTCCTCGTCGACTCAGGGATCGGACTGCTCTCCACCGCCGCCGCACTGCGGAAGGCGCGCCCGGACGCAGATCTCACGCTGTCCATGGACCCCGACCACATGCCGTGGGGCCCGCGTCCCCCGGCCGAGATCGCCGAGCGGGCGCTGGCGGGGGCACGGGCGGCCCTGGACGGCGGGCCCGACGCGATCGTGGTGGCCTGCAACACCGCGTCGGTGCACGCGCTCGACGCGGTGCGCGCCGAACTGGAGCCGGGGATCCCGGTCATCGGCACCGTGCCGGCCGTCAAACCGGCGGCCGACCGCGGATCGCCCATCGCCATCTGGGCCACCCCCGCCACCACGGGGAGCCCGTACCAGAACGACCTGATCGAGCGCTTCGCCACCGGCGTGGCGGTGACGCCGGTGGCCTGCGACGGACTGGCCGACGCCGTGGAGTCCGCCGACGGCGCGGCGATCGACGCGGCCGTCGCCCGGGCCGCGGCGCGCACACCCGGCGGCGTCGCGGCCGTGGTGCTCGGCTGCACCCACTACGACCTGGTGAGCGAGCGCGTCATCGCGGCGCTGGGGCACCGGCCCGCCCTGTTCACCGCCGCCGGGGCCGTCGCGGCGCAGACCCTGCGCCGACTCGGTGCCGCCGCCCGGCCCGACGCGCCCCGCACCGGCACCGTCACCGTGCTGGCCAGCGGGCGCCCCGCCGAACTGCCCGCCGCCGCCCGCGGCTACCCCGCGGGCGCCCTGCTCTGTTCGGCCCAGGAAGATCTGCGGGAAGCCCCGGCTCCAGGGAGCCTTTAA
- a CDS encoding FAD-binding oxidoreductase, with the protein MNVSRQPSQRDLADHVAAVQRLRRDYARLPAGAPVRLAKPTSNLFRFRDSGDAPGLDVGAFDSVLSVDPVERVAEVGGMTTYEDLVAATLPHGLMPLVVPQLRTITLGGAVTGLGIESSSFRNGLPHESVQEIEVLTGSGDVVVARRDNEHRELFHGFPNSYGTLGYSLRLRIELEPVKPYVHLRHLRFSDAGEAMDAFSRICAAAEHDGERVDFVDGMAAAPGELYLTLASFVDRAPWTSDYTGTDIYHTSIPRYAGPGPGDYLTVHDYLWRWDTDWFWCSRAFGLHNPTVRRLWPRSLKRSDVYRRLVALDRRTDFSRLLAHYRGRPQSEPLIQDIEVAVDRGAEFLDFFHSEVGMAPIWMCPLRLREKPAPGDDHVWPLYPLEQDRLYVNFGFWGMVPRRPGQGVHHYNRLVEQEVGRLGGHKSLYSDAFYTQDEFWRLYNGDAYRRLKHAYDPGERLLGLYAKCVGNR; encoded by the coding sequence GTGAATGTGAGTCGTCAGCCTTCCCAGCGTGACCTCGCCGACCACGTCGCGGCCGTCCAGCGGCTCCGACGCGACTACGCCCGGCTTCCCGCCGGCGCTCCGGTGCGCCTGGCCAAACCCACGTCGAACCTGTTCCGCTTCCGCGACTCCGGCGACGCCCCCGGGCTCGACGTCGGCGCCTTCGACTCGGTGCTGTCGGTGGACCCGGTCGAGCGGGTCGCCGAGGTCGGCGGCATGACGACGTACGAGGACCTGGTCGCCGCCACCCTGCCGCACGGGCTCATGCCGCTGGTGGTGCCGCAACTGCGCACCATCACCCTGGGCGGCGCGGTCACCGGCCTGGGCATCGAGTCCTCCTCCTTCCGCAACGGGCTGCCGCACGAGTCGGTCCAGGAGATCGAGGTCCTCACCGGCTCCGGCGACGTCGTCGTGGCGCGGCGCGACAACGAGCACCGGGAGCTCTTCCACGGCTTCCCCAACTCCTACGGGACCCTGGGCTACAGCCTGCGCCTGCGCATCGAGCTGGAACCGGTCAAGCCGTACGTGCACCTGCGCCACCTGCGCTTCTCCGACGCGGGCGAGGCCATGGACGCCTTCTCCCGGATCTGCGCCGCGGCCGAGCACGACGGCGAGCGGGTGGACTTCGTCGACGGCATGGCCGCCGCCCCCGGCGAGTTGTACCTGACCCTGGCCTCGTTCGTCGACAGGGCCCCCTGGACCAGCGACTACACCGGCACCGACATCTACCACACCTCCATCCCGCGCTACGCGGGCCCAGGGCCGGGCGACTACCTCACCGTCCACGACTACCTGTGGCGCTGGGACACCGACTGGTTCTGGTGCTCGCGCGCGTTCGGCCTGCACAACCCGACGGTGCGCCGCCTGTGGCCGCGTTCGCTCAAGCGCTCCGACGTCTACCGCAGACTGGTCGCCCTGGACCGGCGCACCGACTTCAGCCGGCTGCTCGCCCACTACCGGGGCAGGCCGCAGTCGGAGCCGCTCATCCAGGACATCGAGGTCGCGGTCGACCGCGGCGCGGAATTCCTCGACTTCTTCCACTCAGAGGTCGGCATGGCGCCGATCTGGATGTGCCCGCTGCGCCTGCGGGAGAAGCCCGCTCCGGGTGACGACCACGTCTGGCCGCTCTACCCGCTGGAGCAGGACCGGCTGTACGTCAACTTCGGCTTCTGGGGCATGGTCCCCAGGCGCCCGGGGCAGGGCGTGCACCACTACAACCGCCTGGTCGAGCAGGAGGTCGGCCGGCTCGGCGGACACAAGTCGCTCTACTCCGACGCGTTCTACACGCAGGACGAGTTCTGGCGGCTGTACAACGGAGACGCCTACCGGCGGCTCAAGCACGCCTATGACCCCGGCGAGCGACTCCTCGGCCTCTACGCCAAGTGCGTGGGAAACAGGTGA
- a CDS encoding SAM-dependent methyltransferase — translation MRLAEIFERVVGASAPVGFRAYDGSTAGDPDSDVALVVRTPVALNYLAQAPGALGLTRAYVSGHLDLEGDMYTALQRMSEITFGEGITPREFARIVRDIGWVKLVNRVPPPPQEVRRSRLFGLGARHSKGRDAEAIHHHYDVSNAFYELVLGPSMTYTCAVYPAADASLEQAQFHKYELVARKLGLAEGMRLLDVGCGWGGMVIHAAREYGVKALGVTLSKEQAEWAQKRIAQEGLGDLAEVRHMDYRDVPDGVYDRISSIGLTEHIGMRNVPDYFASLHAKLKPGGRLLNHCITRPRNDLPPRVPGGVINRYVFPDGELEGPGWLQAKMNDAGFEIHHQENLRDHYALTLRDWGANLDRNWDAAVREVGEGTARVWRLYMAGCVLGFERNVVQLHQILGVKLDGTDAGMPLRPDFEPSAR, via the coding sequence ATGAGGTTGGCGGAGATCTTCGAACGGGTCGTCGGTGCCTCGGCACCCGTTGGGTTCCGCGCCTACGACGGCAGCACCGCGGGTGACCCGGACAGTGACGTCGCACTCGTCGTCCGGACCCCGGTGGCACTGAACTACCTTGCCCAGGCGCCCGGCGCACTGGGGCTGACCAGGGCCTACGTCTCCGGTCACCTCGACCTTGAAGGTGACATGTACACCGCGCTGCAGCGGATGTCGGAGATCACGTTCGGCGAGGGCATCACCCCGCGGGAGTTCGCCCGGATCGTCAGGGACATCGGCTGGGTCAAGCTGGTCAACCGGGTGCCGCCGCCCCCGCAGGAGGTGCGCCGCTCCCGGCTGTTCGGCCTGGGCGCGCGCCACTCCAAGGGGCGCGACGCCGAGGCCATCCACCACCACTACGACGTCTCCAACGCGTTCTACGAGCTGGTGCTGGGTCCCTCCATGACCTACACCTGCGCCGTCTACCCGGCCGCCGACGCCTCACTGGAGCAGGCGCAGTTCCACAAGTACGAACTGGTGGCGCGCAAGCTGGGCCTTGCGGAGGGGATGCGGCTGCTCGACGTCGGCTGCGGCTGGGGCGGCATGGTCATCCACGCCGCGCGCGAGTACGGGGTGAAGGCGCTCGGGGTGACGCTGTCCAAGGAGCAGGCCGAGTGGGCGCAGAAGAGGATCGCCCAGGAGGGGCTGGGCGACCTCGCCGAGGTGCGGCACATGGACTACCGCGACGTGCCCGACGGCGTCTACGACCGGATCAGCTCCATCGGCCTGACCGAGCACATCGGCATGCGCAACGTACCGGACTACTTCGCCTCCCTGCACGCCAAGCTCAAGCCGGGCGGCCGACTGCTCAACCACTGCATCACCCGGCCCCGCAACGACCTGCCGCCGAGGGTGCCGGGCGGCGTGATCAACCGCTACGTCTTCCCCGACGGCGAGCTGGAGGGGCCGGGCTGGCTCCAGGCGAAGATGAACGACGCCGGCTTCGAGATCCACCACCAGGAGAACCTGCGCGACCACTACGCGCTGACGCTGCGCGACTGGGGTGCCAACCTCGACCGCAACTGGGACGCCGCGGTGCGGGAGGTCGGCGAGGGCACCGCGCGGGTGTGGCGGCTCTACATGGCCGGCTGCGTGCTGGGCTTCGAGAGGAACGTGGTCCAGCTCCACCAGATCCTCGGTGTCAAGCTCGACGGGACCGACGCCGGCATGCCGCTGCGCCCGGACTTCGAGCCTTCCGCGCGTTAG
- a CDS encoding cytochrome P450, whose product MSQATRPSDLDGIDLSDLDFWGRPLSERHEAFARLRLHPPVFFDEVDMGPVPAGPGYYALVRHADVVEASRTPSVFASEPSAVSIPDMPQEFNEFFGSMINLDDPRHARMRRIVSRGFTPRMLARLEDGVQRIAEEIVDELLEKGPCDFVTEVAARLPLVVICEMMGIPESHRAMVFENSNVVLAGADPEYLGRDPDVAVHRLLTAGGELAGLLSELAGRRREQPTDDLTSALVNANIDGESLTDQEIGSFFILLAVAGNETTRNAISHGLKLLTLHPGQRELWWSDFEAHAATAVEEIVRHASPVTWMRRTVTRDHEMNGRLYRAGDKVVLYYASANRDETVFTDPDRFDVTRSPNPHVGFGGPGPHFCLGAHLARREITVMFRELHRRVPGIRSTGRPQRLLSDFVNGIKSLPCAF is encoded by the coding sequence ATGTCTCAGGCGACCCGACCCTCCGACCTCGACGGCATCGACCTGTCGGACCTGGACTTCTGGGGCAGGCCGCTCAGCGAACGCCACGAGGCGTTCGCGCGGCTGCGCCTGCACCCGCCGGTGTTCTTCGACGAGGTCGACATGGGGCCGGTCCCCGCGGGGCCGGGGTACTACGCGCTGGTGCGCCACGCCGACGTGGTCGAGGCCAGCCGCACGCCGTCGGTGTTCGCCTCCGAACCCAGCGCCGTCTCCATCCCCGACATGCCGCAGGAGTTCAACGAGTTCTTCGGCTCGATGATCAATCTCGACGACCCCCGGCACGCGCGCATGCGGCGCATCGTCAGCCGCGGCTTCACGCCGCGCATGCTCGCCAGGCTGGAGGACGGCGTCCAGCGGATCGCCGAGGAGATCGTCGACGAGCTGCTGGAGAAGGGGCCGTGCGACTTCGTCACCGAGGTCGCCGCGCGCCTGCCGCTCGTCGTCATCTGCGAGATGATGGGCATCCCCGAGAGCCACCGCGCCATGGTGTTCGAGAACTCCAACGTCGTGCTGGCCGGCGCCGACCCCGAGTACCTCGGCAGGGACCCCGACGTCGCGGTCCACCGCCTGCTGACCGCGGGCGGCGAGCTGGCGGGGCTGCTGTCGGAGCTGGCGGGCAGGCGCCGCGAGCAGCCGACCGACGACCTGACGTCGGCGCTGGTCAACGCCAACATCGACGGCGAGTCGCTCACCGACCAGGAGATCGGCTCCTTCTTCATCCTGCTGGCGGTCGCCGGCAACGAGACCACCCGCAACGCCATCTCCCACGGGCTCAAGCTGCTCACCCTGCACCCCGGCCAGCGCGAGCTCTGGTGGTCGGACTTCGAGGCGCACGCCGCGACCGCGGTCGAGGAGATCGTCCGCCACGCCTCCCCGGTGACCTGGATGCGCCGCACGGTCACCAGGGATCACGAGATGAACGGCCGGCTCTACCGGGCGGGGGACAAGGTGGTCCTGTACTACGCCTCGGCCAACCGCGACGAGACGGTGTTCACCGACCCCGACCGCTTCGACGTCACCCGCAGCCCCAATCCCCATGTGGGCTTCGGCGGCCCCGGCCCGCACTTCTGCCTCGGCGCCCACCTCGCCCGCCGCGAGATCACCGTGATGTTCCGCGAACTGCACCGCCGTGTGCCCGGGATCCGCTCCACGGGCAGACCGCAGCGCCTGCTCTCCGACTTCGTCAACGGCATCAAGTCGCTGCCCTGCGCGTTCTAG